In Streptomyces sp. NBC_00569, a single genomic region encodes these proteins:
- a CDS encoding M55 family metallopeptidase produces the protein MKILISADMEGATGVTWPGDVLPGTPQWERCRSMFTSDVNAAVLGFFDGGADEVLINEAHWSMRNLLLEQLDERAEMITGRHKTLSMVEGVQHGDVDGIAFIGYHTGAGTEGVLAHTYLANSITGVWINGVRASEGLLNAHVVAEYGVPVVLVTGDDLTCDDALGYAPEARKVAVKDYVSRYAAVCRTPKRTAADIRDAAKEAAALAVRHEPVQGGPFTIELEFDAEHLSMSATVVPGVRRTGERKVSYTNDTMYDGIRTFKAVTTIVSAAVEEQYG, from the coding sequence ATGAAGATCCTCATCAGCGCCGACATGGAGGGCGCCACCGGCGTGACCTGGCCGGGGGACGTGCTGCCCGGCACTCCGCAGTGGGAGCGCTGCCGGTCCATGTTCACCTCGGACGTCAACGCCGCCGTGCTCGGCTTCTTCGACGGGGGCGCCGACGAGGTGCTCATCAACGAGGCCCACTGGTCGATGCGCAACCTGCTCCTGGAGCAGCTCGACGAGCGCGCCGAGATGATCACGGGCCGCCACAAGACGCTCTCCATGGTCGAGGGCGTCCAGCACGGCGACGTCGACGGCATCGCGTTCATCGGCTACCACACGGGCGCCGGTACGGAGGGCGTCCTCGCCCACACGTACCTCGCGAACTCCATCACCGGCGTCTGGATCAACGGCGTCCGGGCGAGCGAGGGCCTGCTCAACGCGCACGTCGTCGCCGAATACGGCGTACCCGTCGTCCTCGTCACCGGCGACGACCTCACCTGCGACGACGCGCTCGGCTACGCGCCCGAGGCCCGCAAGGTCGCGGTCAAGGACTATGTGTCCCGGTATGCGGCTGTCTGCCGTACGCCGAAGCGGACCGCCGCCGACATCAGGGACGCGGCGAAGGAGGCGGCGGCACTCGCCGTGCGCCACGAGCCCGTCCAGGGCGGCCCGTTCACCATCGAGCTCGAGTTCGACGCCGAGCATCTGTCGATGTCCGCGACGGTGGTGCCCGGCGTCCGGCGCACCGGCGAGCGCAAAGTCTCTTACACGAACGACACCATGTACGACGGCATCCGCACCTTCAAGGCGGTCACCACGATCGTCTCGGCCGCCGTGGAGGAACAGTATGGCTGA
- the tatA gene encoding Sec-independent protein translocase subunit TatA codes for MFRNGLEPWHLLIVAIVVIVLFGSKKLPDTARSLGRSLRILKSETRAMKADEVEERRDAAAS; via the coding sequence ATGTTCCGCAACGGTCTGGAGCCCTGGCACCTGCTCATCGTGGCGATCGTCGTCATCGTCCTGTTCGGCTCGAAGAAACTCCCCGACACGGCGCGCTCGCTCGGTAGATCGCTGCGGATCCTCAAGAGCGAGACCAGGGCGATGAAGGCCGACGAGGTCGAGGAGCGCCGGGACGCGGCCGCCTCCTGA
- a CDS encoding LCP family protein: MAGTREQLSPARRGGSARSAARSPRPRRSRVRFTLAIALSLLVLLTGGAGWVYLKLGGDINTFSSDGISGDRPDADASKGENVLVIGSDARTGGNEALGGGDKGDIGRSDTAFLLHVYADHRNAVAVSVPRDTLVTIPPCKLPDGSWTRTRPDTMFNAAYSTGETARGNPACTQNTVEKLTGLRVDHTVVVDFKGFAALTDVVGGVTVCLPQPIHQGDLNPHRTTPGKLLFPRGEQKVSGQKALDYVRLRHGIGDGSDIGRIKRQQAFVGSLIKKVKSDGLTPTKLLPLANAATRSMTVDPGLGSADKLLSFAMSLKNIDLHNTKFVTIPWRYEGSRVAVVEPDADALWASLRDDRTIDGKDASGKKGARSSASPAPSAAPSPGDGIRVTVYNGTTVMGLAAQAARTLEGDGFTVTGTATASTHDQATTLIQYGPGEKARAGTLAQRFPGARLEETSTTGIRAILGQDYADHPSADATASPEPTAVPSEVSDDARSADDNLCSNLSYG; the protein is encoded by the coding sequence ATGGCAGGCACCCGTGAGCAGTTGTCACCCGCGCGCCGAGGAGGCAGCGCCAGGTCCGCCGCACGCTCGCCGCGACCGAGGCGCAGCCGCGTGCGCTTCACGCTCGCGATAGCCCTGTCCCTGCTCGTCCTGCTGACCGGCGGCGCGGGCTGGGTGTACCTCAAACTCGGCGGCGACATCAACACGTTCAGCTCGGACGGCATCTCCGGCGACCGCCCGGACGCCGACGCGTCGAAGGGTGAGAACGTCCTCGTCATCGGCTCCGACGCACGCACCGGCGGCAACGAGGCGCTGGGCGGCGGCGACAAGGGCGACATCGGCCGCTCGGACACGGCGTTCCTGCTGCACGTCTACGCCGACCATCGCAACGCCGTCGCGGTGTCCGTCCCGCGCGACACCCTCGTCACGATCCCGCCCTGCAAACTGCCCGACGGCAGCTGGACCAGGACGCGGCCCGACACGATGTTCAACGCCGCGTACTCGACCGGCGAGACCGCCCGCGGCAACCCCGCCTGCACGCAGAACACGGTGGAGAAGCTGACGGGCCTGCGCGTCGACCACACCGTCGTCGTGGACTTCAAGGGCTTCGCCGCCCTGACCGACGTCGTCGGCGGCGTGACGGTGTGCCTCCCGCAGCCCATCCACCAGGGCGACCTCAACCCCCATCGCACGACCCCGGGCAAGCTCCTGTTCCCGCGCGGCGAGCAGAAGGTCTCGGGGCAGAAGGCCCTCGACTACGTCCGCCTGCGGCACGGCATCGGCGACGGTTCCGACATCGGCCGCATCAAGCGGCAGCAGGCCTTCGTCGGCAGCCTCATCAAGAAGGTCAAGAGCGACGGCCTGACGCCCACGAAGCTCCTGCCGCTCGCGAACGCGGCCACGCGGTCGATGACCGTCGACCCCGGCCTCGGCTCCGCCGACAAACTCCTCTCCTTCGCGATGTCCCTCAAGAACATCGACCTGCACAACACCAAGTTCGTCACCATCCCCTGGCGCTACGAGGGAAGCCGCGTCGCGGTCGTCGAACCGGACGCCGACGCCCTGTGGGCGTCACTCAGGGACGACCGGACCATCGACGGGAAGGACGCCAGCGGCAAGAAGGGGGCCCGGTCGAGCGCCTCCCCCGCGCCGTCCGCCGCGCCGAGTCCGGGCGACGGCATCCGCGTCACCGTCTACAACGGCACGACCGTCATGGGACTGGCCGCCCAGGCCGCGCGCACCCTCGAGGGCGACGGGTTCACCGTCACGGGCACGGCGACGGCGTCCACCCACGACCAGGCCACCACACTGATCCAGTACGGCCCCGGCGAGAAGGCGCGAGCGGGCACGCTCGCCCAGCGGTTCCCGGGCGCACGCCTGGAAGAGACCTCGACCACGGGCATCAGGGCGATTCTCGGGCAGGACTACGCGGACCATCCGTCGGCCGACGCCACGGCGTCGCCGGAACCCACCGCCGTACCGTCCGAGGTCTCCGACGACGCCCGCTCCGCCGACGACAACCTGTGCTCGAACCTGTCCTACGGCTGA
- a CDS encoding GlsB/YeaQ/YmgE family stress response membrane protein, whose product MGIISWIILGLVAGVIAKVLLPGRDPGGLIGTTLIGVAGAFVGGWISSRFLDRPIENQFFDGTTWIAAIGGSLVLLIGYRLLFGNSRD is encoded by the coding sequence GTGGGCATCATCAGCTGGATCATCCTCGGCCTCGTCGCAGGAGTCATCGCCAAGGTCCTGCTCCCCGGCCGCGACCCGGGCGGCCTGATCGGCACGACCCTCATCGGCGTCGCCGGCGCGTTCGTCGGCGGCTGGATCTCGTCGCGGTTCCTCGACCGCCCGATCGAGAACCAGTTCTTCGACGGGACCACCTGGATCGCGGCCATCGGCGGCTCGCTGGTCCTGCTCATCGGCTACCGCCTCCTCTTCGGCAACTCACGCGACTGA
- a CDS encoding class I SAM-dependent methyltransferase, producing the protein MSVTSRYKDAWESFWREAPGEPGGVFWDAEPDLTAGVHLALFEPHLAKDLPVVDLGCGNGTQTRFLADRYPRVIGADLSVAALGHARHADPAGRADFRQIDATEQTEAHQLHAELGDANVYMRGVLHQCESADRQPLIDGIAALVGEHGRAFVVELAEAARPVLMSLAQSPTGPPAKLAPVFAHGIAPGEVSDAAVPDYVRTAGLDVLASGELPLTTTEYTPDGTRIELPSRWLVVGRAQ; encoded by the coding sequence ATGAGCGTGACGAGTCGGTACAAGGACGCCTGGGAGAGTTTCTGGCGCGAGGCTCCCGGCGAACCCGGCGGGGTCTTCTGGGACGCCGAGCCCGACCTCACGGCGGGTGTCCATCTCGCCCTGTTCGAGCCGCACTTGGCGAAGGACCTGCCCGTCGTGGACCTCGGCTGCGGGAACGGCACCCAGACCCGCTTCCTCGCCGACCGCTACCCGCGTGTCATCGGCGCCGACCTGTCCGTCGCCGCGCTCGGCCACGCCCGGCACGCCGATCCCGCGGGCCGGGCCGACTTCCGGCAGATCGACGCCACCGAGCAGACCGAGGCACATCAGCTGCACGCCGAACTCGGCGACGCGAACGTGTACATGCGGGGTGTGTTGCACCAGTGCGAGTCCGCAGACCGCCAGCCGCTGATCGACGGCATCGCGGCGCTCGTCGGCGAGCACGGCCGGGCCTTCGTCGTGGAGCTCGCCGAGGCCGCCCGGCCCGTCCTGATGTCTCTCGCGCAGAGCCCCACGGGCCCGCCCGCGAAGCTGGCACCGGTCTTCGCACACGGCATCGCGCCCGGCGAGGTGTCCGACGCGGCGGTCCCCGACTACGTACGCACCGCGGGCCTCGATGTGCTCGCGAGCGGAGAACTCCCGCTCACCACCACCGAGTACACGCCCGACGGCACCCGTATCGAACTCCCGTCACGATGGCTCGTCGTGGGGCGGGCCCAGTAG
- a CDS encoding ATP-binding SpoIIE family protein phosphatase, with protein sequence MHSGTGTAPQSPVPGRVPLAVVVVDESGLVSHWSTGARRLFGPAREDAVGRPATDLLPVSGALPDVPRSRAYGDESVYDELGPELESSLDGASYPAAGRARLEAPCHERIDVLWWAYPLVGPGPEKLLVLAADAGRLHADDVPDGHPLERIAPGFALHTDFPGADELARGLPAILPSMSVGESARIVSQVLELGYPVLEFSLHDRVPVTADWGVPRRAERKARRAEAARAAAAGLPAPRHAPDDEADDDAGDLEYAAVREHLEFLNEVSGRIGSSLDLSRTITEVSRAVVPRFTDVAGTYLREQVVAGEGFPDGPPDATTMWHRVALEHTDEPGRWDDVVPVGESMPFPAHTPFFQCMTSGQPVLVPRITEEMGNAIASQFEKRDIRPLITDRSMLVVPLKARNVVLGFMILLRHRERPVFNDMDRVTGAELAARAGLVLDNARMYTYQESVAETLQDSMLPHIEPRMPGCDIATRYLPGTLLGRVGGDWFDSIKLPGSRTALVVGDVMGHGLNSAAMMGQLRTAVQTMAALDLPPAQLLRNLDDLAQRLGEHYLATCLYAVYDPIANELELANAGHIPPVLVRAEDGRSELLELPTGAPIGVGGVPFESVRVPMAPGDRLVMCTDGLVEVRGEDIGVGLATLCESAAHPAASMDAACDTIIRSLAVTFADAGRGGRKDDVALLMARLNGIAPEDVAHWSVAPEPAEVSRTRALVRDQLAAWDLGALTAPAELMVGELVTNAVRHARTRSVEVRLVRSGTLVCEVEDDDQRLPTLLNAGPGDQFGRGLRVVSALAGEWGTSRTGSGKTVWFELASPRA encoded by the coding sequence ATGCACAGTGGCACCGGGACGGCCCCGCAGAGCCCCGTGCCCGGCCGTGTACCCCTGGCGGTCGTCGTGGTCGACGAGTCGGGACTCGTCTCGCACTGGAGCACCGGCGCGCGCCGCCTCTTCGGACCCGCACGTGAGGACGCCGTCGGCCGTCCCGCCACCGACCTGCTGCCCGTCTCCGGCGCACTGCCCGACGTTCCCCGCTCTCGTGCGTACGGGGACGAGAGCGTGTACGACGAGCTCGGCCCGGAGCTGGAGTCCTCGCTCGACGGGGCCTCCTACCCCGCCGCGGGCCGCGCCCGCCTAGAGGCACCGTGCCACGAGCGCATCGACGTCCTGTGGTGGGCCTACCCGCTCGTCGGCCCCGGGCCCGAGAAGCTCCTCGTACTCGCCGCCGACGCCGGTCGGCTGCACGCCGACGACGTGCCCGACGGGCATCCGCTGGAGCGCATCGCACCCGGCTTCGCCCTGCACACCGACTTCCCCGGAGCCGACGAGCTGGCCCGCGGACTCCCCGCCATCCTGCCCAGCATGAGCGTCGGCGAGAGCGCCCGCATCGTCTCCCAGGTGCTCGAACTCGGATATCCCGTCCTGGAGTTCAGCCTCCACGACCGCGTCCCCGTCACCGCCGACTGGGGCGTGCCCCGGCGCGCCGAGCGCAAGGCCCGCAGGGCGGAGGCCGCCCGCGCGGCCGCCGCCGGGCTGCCCGCGCCGCGCCACGCACCCGACGACGAGGCGGACGACGACGCCGGCGACCTCGAGTACGCGGCCGTGCGCGAACACCTGGAGTTCCTCAACGAGGTGAGCGGGCGCATCGGTTCGTCCCTCGACCTGTCCCGCACGATCACCGAGGTCAGCCGGGCCGTCGTGCCGCGCTTCACGGACGTCGCGGGCACCTATCTGCGCGAACAGGTCGTCGCGGGCGAGGGGTTCCCTGACGGGCCGCCCGACGCGACCACGATGTGGCACCGCGTCGCCCTGGAGCACACGGACGAGCCGGGCCGCTGGGACGACGTCGTACCCGTCGGTGAGTCGATGCCGTTCCCCGCGCACACGCCGTTCTTCCAGTGCATGACCTCCGGGCAGCCCGTCCTCGTCCCGCGCATCACCGAGGAGATGGGCAACGCGATCGCGTCGCAGTTCGAGAAGCGCGACATCAGGCCCCTCATCACCGACCGCTCGATGCTGGTGGTGCCCCTGAAGGCGCGCAACGTCGTCCTCGGGTTCATGATCCTGCTGCGCCACCGGGAACGCCCGGTCTTCAACGACATGGACCGCGTCACCGGCGCCGAACTCGCAGCCCGCGCGGGCCTCGTCCTCGACAACGCCCGCATGTACACGTACCAGGAGAGCGTCGCCGAGACCCTCCAGGACAGCATGTTGCCGCACATCGAGCCCCGCATGCCCGGCTGTGACATCGCCACCCGCTATCTGCCCGGCACCCTGCTCGGCCGCGTCGGCGGCGACTGGTTCGACTCGATCAAACTCCCGGGCTCGCGGACCGCTCTCGTCGTCGGCGACGTCATGGGCCACGGCCTCAACTCGGCAGCGATGATGGGCCAGTTGCGCACCGCCGTCCAGACCATGGCCGCCCTCGACCTGCCACCGGCCCAGCTGCTGCGCAACCTCGACGACCTCGCCCAGCGCCTCGGCGAGCACTACCTCGCGACCTGCCTGTACGCGGTCTACGACCCCATCGCCAACGAGCTGGAGCTCGCCAACGCCGGGCACATCCCGCCGGTCCTCGTCCGTGCCGAGGACGGCCGCAGCGAACTGCTCGAACTGCCCACCGGCGCGCCCATCGGCGTCGGCGGTGTCCCCTTCGAATCGGTCCGCGTCCCGATGGCGCCCGGCGACCGGCTCGTCATGTGCACCGACGGCCTCGTCGAGGTGCGCGGCGAGGACATCGGCGTCGGCCTCGCCACACTGTGCGAGTCCGCCGCCCACCCGGCCGCCTCCATGGACGCCGCCTGCGACACCATCATCAGATCCCTGGCCGTGACATTTGCTGACGCGGGCCGCGGCGGCCGCAAGGACGACGTCGCCCTCCTCATGGCCCGGCTCAACGGCATCGCGCCCGAGGACGTCGCCCACTGGAGCGTGGCTCCCGAGCCCGCCGAGGTGTCCCGCACCCGCGCCCTCGTCCGCGACCAGCTCGCGGCCTGGGACCTCGGCGCGCTCACCGCCCCTGCCGAACTCATGGTGGGGGAACTCGTCACCAACGCCGTGCGGCACGCCCGCACCCGCAGCGTCGAGGTACGCCTGGTGCGCTCGGGGACCCTCGTCTGTGAGGTCGAGGACGACGACCAGAGGCTGCCCACGCTGCTCAACGCGGGCCCGGGCGACCAGTTCGGCCGCGGCTTGCGCGTCGTGAGCGCCCTCGCCGGGGAGTGGGGCACGAGCCGTACGGGTTCCGGGAAGACGGTGTGGTTCGAACTGGCGTCGCCACGAGCGTAG